The genomic stretch AAACACATAGAGCATTCCGAGCAAGCCCGCCGCGATGAACAGCGAGATCAATCCTGTAGTTTGGAACAACCGTTCCCGAAGCAGGCGCAAATCCAGCATCGGCTGACTGACGCGCAATTCCACGAAAATCAGGGCGGTGATGAAAAGCAGTCCGAGTATACCTGCACCCAGTATCTCCGGCGAACTCCAACCTCGTACGGACCCTTGAATTAGCGCATACACGATCATCGCGAAACCAGGAGCAGAGAGCAAGAAGCCTGGTAGGTCCAGTTTTCCAACGGTCGGCTCCACATGCTCACGAAGAAAGAACCAACCAAACAGGAGCGCCAAGATTCCGACCGGGATGTTGACATAGAACCCCCAGCGCCACGAGAATTGATCGACGAGGAACCCACCCAAGATCGGGCCCAACGCAGGCGCTAAAGCGATCGGCAAGACCAGATATCGACTGAGCTTCACTCGCTCTTGCGGCGGGAATGTTCGAAAGAGCATCGCCATGCCAATCGGAGTGAGCAGGCCACCGGCCGCACCTTGCATGATTCGGAAACAAGTCAATGCACCCAGACTGTTTGCAAATCCGCAAAGTGCGGACGCCGCGGTGAACAAGCCGATGGCGAGCAAAAACATACGTTTGGTGCAAAACCGATCCCCCAACCACCCTGCGACAGGCAGAACTAACGCTAGACTGACCAAGTACCCCACGTTGATCGTACTGGATGCCGAGGTCGGTACTTCAAAGTCTGCGCTGATCGTCCGCAGTGCCACGTTGACGATCGTCCCGTCCATGGCGACCATAAACATCGCAACCACATAAAGAATCGGCACGATCCGTTTCGGGTTGAGCCAAAAGCTCATCGTTTTTCACCAGCAGCCGCGCCCTCCGACCGATTCAAGCTAGTCGGTCGCAAATCGCTCCAGTTCGAATTGATAAAATCAAGACACGCTTCCTTGCTCGCTTGCCCGTACACAACGTCCCAACCGTCCGGTATAAAAGCGAAGGCTGGCCAGAGTGAGTACTGGCCTTCTTCATTTTTCAATACCAAGTAGATCCCGTTTGTCATTTCAAATGGATTGATCATACACGATCTCCTTTTCGTTTGGTTGTGCGGTTGCTCCCTTCATCTCCCGCAGTTTGGCTGCGATGACCCGCCCTATTTCCACCAGCGGTTCCGGCTGGCAAAGGTCTTTGTGGCGACAGTGAATGTCGATCTGCTCGATGTTCCCGTCCAGATAAGGGTGCCACGTTTCTGGAGCGATCGGTGTGAACCAGTCAGGGATGATCGTCGATCGGAAGAACAGCAGATCCCCCTCATAACGGCGCGGAACATATTCGCCCAAGATCCGCACAGAGTTCACATAGGTTTCTTTTAAATTTAGAATCGTCTCCCCGTCCAAGCTGGCCAATGCGCTGCCGTCGCTTTGCAAGATTTCGATGGCGCTCGCGAGATCCAACGGTTTATCGCCCATGCTATCCGGGTCGTATCCACCGAGTGCAAGCAACGCGATCAAAGCTTCCTCTTCACTTGGCCCTTCATTAATCGGTAGGAAATGGCTCGGGTACGAATCGAGCATGACCAGAAGCGACACCTGCTCTCCTCGTTCTTGCAAGAGAACTGCCATCGCATGGACGACATTGCCGCCAAGCGACCAACCGAGCAGGTGATAGGGACCGTGCGGTTGCACGCTGCGGATCTGTTCGAGGTAATCTTCTGCCATCTCTTCCAACGTCTGCGGAAATCCGGTGCGCTTTGCGATGCCGCGCGCTTGCAACCCGTAGATCGGAGTGTCCGTCCCGAGATGCTTCATGAGACCTGCATAGCACCAGCTCAGTCCACCTGCCGGATGTACACAAAACAGTGGAGCGTTGTCTCCAAGCGTTCTGAGTGGTAACAGGACTTCCAGCGCGCTTTGGCTGGTTCCCATCTCTAAAAGTTCAGAGAGTGCCGCAACGGTCGGTGCCTCAAACAGGTTGCCAATTCCCAGCTCCAAACCTAAATCTTCGCGAATTCGACTGGTCAAGCGCACCGCCAGCAAGGAATGTCCGCCTAAGTCGAAGAATCCGTCATCGATGCTGACACGGGGCACAGCCAACACCTCTGCGAACAGATCACAGAGGATCTCTTCTTGAGGAGTGCGCGGACCACGACCTGACATCGACACCATGATCTCCGGAGCTGGCAACCCTTTTCGATCCAACTTGCCGTTCGGTGTCAACGGCAATTCGTCCATCGTCACAAAGGCTGATGGCACCATGTGATCCGGCAGGCTTGCTGAGACAAAGCGCCGGAGATCGATCGGTTCAGGGCTCGCTTGCGTCTGAGGCACAACATACGCCACCAGCCGCTGATCGCCCGGTTGGTCTTCACGAACGATCACCGCAACTTGCGCAATTTCAGCATGCCGGGCCAACGCTGCCTCGATCTCCCCCAATTCGATCCGAAAACCGCGAATCTTGATCTGGTGATCGGCGCGGCCTAAGTAATCCAAAGAGCCATCAGCAAGCCATCGGGCCAGATCCCCTGTGCGGTACATACGTGAACCGGGCAC from Tumebacillus algifaecis encodes the following:
- a CDS encoding MbtH family protein; amino-acid sequence: MINPFEMTNGIYLVLKNEEGQYSLWPAFAFIPDGWDVVYGQASKEACLDFINSNWSDLRPTSLNRSEGAAAGEKR
- a CDS encoding DHA2 family efflux MFS transporter permease subunit, encoding MSFWLNPKRIVPILYVVAMFMVAMDGTIVNVALRTISADFEVPTSASSTINVGYLVSLALVLPVAGWLGDRFCTKRMFLLAIGLFTAASALCGFANSLGALTCFRIMQGAAGGLLTPIGMAMLFRTFPPQERVKLSRYLVLPIALAPALGPILGGFLVDQFSWRWGFYVNIPVGILALLFGWFFLREHVEPTVGKLDLPGFLLSAPGFAMIVYALIQGSVRGWSSPEILGAGILGLLFITALIFVELRVSQPMLDLRLLRERLFQTTGLISLFIAAGLLGMLYVFPLMYQDVLHASALDAGMITFPEALGLMVSSQLVPLIYPRLGPRRQIILALSCAAATFVLLSWVGPASNPWIIRTMMFGAGFFLGQAVGAVQIASFSNIPGASMGRASTLFTVQNRLGSAMGLAVLATLLALVGTSTVDLSDVAQPNLTAYRVAMFGAAGFLLIGLLFAFRIRPTDAAATMRKQTPTGAAPVSSSNVKS